DNA sequence from the Solea solea chromosome 12, fSolSol10.1, whole genome shotgun sequence genome:
GACAGGTGCAGTTACCTGTCTGCTATCAGTGTCTAGTCCCCGCCCCCGCTCCTGCCAGTAAGAGTCACAGGTCATACTGAAAGACTGTCCAGGAACGAGGCAGAGAatcagagagaggagagcaggaaCAGCAGGCTGAGAGAGGAGacatcagagagaaagaggaagaaagaggcgGAAGTTAGTACTGAGAGAAAGGAAAAGTCGAAAAGCAATAAGCTTGTGACAGCTAGAAACAAGCACAAGTGATAGGAAAAGAGTCCAAAGATGCAGAACCAtattttaaggggaaaaaaaagagggacaTATCTTCAGTTTCATTTAGGCtacctctctgtcctctttaGCCACAGGGTGAATGGACACTGAAGACGGGTTTTCGCTTCCATGCGAGGATGGAAAGGCACCGCTCGCGCTCTTGTTACGGGTGTGTCCCCCGACATGTTTGTACGCTCCCCTCGCTCCTGAAGGCTGCAGCTGTGGATGCAGCTGGCGGTTTGGTGAAGAAGGCGTGGATGTCAACACAAGAGTCTTCAGAGCGGTCACTTCTGCTTGCAGAACATCAATCTGGGATCGTGATAAAAATGGAAAAGGTTATGTCGTCTGATGTGACGGAGCTGAAATCTGGGACATCCACACTGCGTTATTTTTGGCTTCTTTTTATTAATCAAAGACAAATCAAAGTGAGCAATTTCACTGCGCCGTAAATAAATACACTCATAAAGCACCACATTGTCAAGTCTATACTGACAGTACAATGAAACAACTCTTCACTCACCTTCCCCTGAGCCTCTTTGAGTTGTTTTTCTGCTCCTGCTTGTTTGACGTTCGCTTCATTCACCATCTTGTGAGCTTCCTGTTGTGGTAGATTAAATGAAAGTTGAAGATCTCTGCAGTCTGTTCAATGTTAGAAAGGAAATCTGTGAATGCTGCATTATTTTATAGTATATAGTCAGTAGGCTTTTGGAGGCTTGTCCATCTTCAGCAGATTTTCTCGAGCATGAAGATAAatgttactttttattttataattctTTCCACAAATAAGGGAAAAACTCAAAAAGTCCTTCTGTGTCTTACTTCAAAACTGCACTTGCCCGTGAGTGTTTTTCCTCCCTAATTTATAGGGTTTAGTGTTTCTCTTTGTTATAAAAGGTAAAAccagcaatgaaatgtcaacagtttacCTTTAAGCtttattatcttcattttcTTATAAATTGGTTGAGCAGCTTCAGATGAATTAATTGGGTGTGAGGGTAAAGTTTGCAGACCCCTGACACAGAGCATGGTCCTGATTTCTCAtccaaacataaacataaacagttgCCAGCTTCTGACTacacagcttgtgtgtgtgtattcctgtCACAACCAAAGCATCTGTTCATAACCACAAATTAACTTCTGCTGATAAATGACTTTTTCCTCTAACTCTGCAGTTTTCCCTCTGTCCTGTTCAGCATTTCACAATTTTCCAGCGTCCTTTGACGTCACCGTTTTGTTAAATAATCTTTGCTCTCATTCATGTTGTTTGCAGCCAATTGTTGTTAGAGGAAAAAGTTGAAGTGAAACTGCCTGTACACTGCCCAGGATGAAGTGATGAACAACTGATGCTAGCTACTCGCTGCAGAATTGAACTGTTGTTCTTGCtgagttataaaaaaaaaactacaaaaacttACAACAAATAACTTTACTACCGGGAAAACTTTAAACTTTGGGGCTTGTGCTGCATCACTTCCCTCATCATCAAGGCCTCAGGCTTGTGTCAAAGTGTAAAAAAGAGCAATGACTGCCGCTGACCTGGAACAGACTGGCCgtcagctcctccagctcctgctccAGCTGATTCCTGACCTGCGACAGACGCTCGCACTCCTTGTCTTTCAGTTTCAGTTCCTGAAATGTgtcataatcacatttaagaaaggAAGCACATATGCATTGTCAACGTTTGTCTTTTTGGTCACGCTAtgctttgtctgtctgtgtgtgttagaaaTGAAGTAGGTTACAACACCCTCTTTGCAGCATCCAGCTGTTCCCTGAGGATCTCCGAGCCTTTTTCTcggatttctttttctctgatcTCCAGCGAGGAGCTGCGGAGCCGGGAGAGGTTGCCATGGTCTCTGTTTGAGGTGGCCGGGCCTCCTCCCTCCAGTCTGGACTCTGGCTCTGGATCCAGATCTACCAACCTTTACAgtgcaacaaacaataaataatcaataataataataattataaatgcTGAAGATGACCATTTACCTAGGTGTTTGGATAAACTGTCAAATAGCTGCATATGTCAAGAATTAAGATGCAAACATGgctgtaattaaaaataaatatatatatatttcccaGTTAAAAAGGGTGAATTTATGGCAGAAAATGTTGTGTGAATGCTGTGATAGAAGTAGAGTTAAATGGCCGTTGGTATCTATAATAATGCATTACTGCCTCATCATCCAttacttcttctctttccttttcatcttctctcagtgtttgtttctctctctcctacaCTCTGGTGTTCCACAGCAGAGAGTGCTCTTCTACTCTCATTCCCAGCTACCACAAAACAAGCATTTGAGGCAGAAAATGCTGCGGGAATGCTGAGTGTTTGCCTCACGTCATTGCCTTTGATCCACACTTGATCTGCCAATCACAGATCAAAGGTGAGGGTGGCGTCTGTCTCCATTCATTTACAATGgttaaaaaaaggcagaaaaagacaaacattttcaaaaactatGAGGAGTTTCAAGAAGCTGTATACAAGCCTAGCTATCACTGATGAGCCTAACATTTCACAACCTTAATGGGCAAAATCTACTGTGGGAGTAGTAAGTGATCGGATGAggtacaaaataataatagaaacatTGGTCCACGTTATTGATTTCAATTATTTATCAATCACATTCTTTATAAGTGCTGCCTGGTGAGTAAATACTTGCCACTTATACATTATTTTCTGCCAGAAATGCACATTTCCTACATTATTGTTGGTGAGTGGCATCACATGAACTAAGGCAGTGGCATGCAcagataattaaattaaaagggCACCAACTGCGCATCAGTGGGGCAGGCGTTACGATTATATAATTTCCCACATTGTCACACAGGTATACAAGGACATCCTCTACAGCACAATCATCACTTTCTATCAACGAGATGGAAATTTTCTATACAGCACTGAAAGTCATTTCCTCTGAGGACACTCTTTAGGACACTGTCATATAGGGACAGTAGAGAACTTGAGTGAAAGGACACTCATAGAAAATAGGGATGAAGGGCTATACCAATTTattgtgtccgataccaatattagcctgatacagtcattttagagcaTTTACGAGCTGGGAAGCGGTTAacaacatttgtgctgagtcattccaaagacacaattctccaactgtgtcacaaacattgttctcccaaaaaagaagaaaataaacacccCAACTCAGcttaaatgcttttgctgattttttttatctacgTTCTTAAAGTCTATTTGTATAGTGAAGCATGCATATGTAGTATTTCTGGATCAGATATGATCTAGTGactttgaccagtatcagactgatCATCATCCCTGACAGGAAACAAAGTTGTAAGAGCATCTCACAGATcactgcatcacttttctccactaCAAAGGAACAATCACATGTGATGAGTGTCACTCCCGGGGCACGTCGGAGCTAAAGCCCACGTGAGAGACCGCGGGCCACTCATTGGAAAACCTCAGGCAGAATCTAGCTACATTTTCATTAAAGCCCCTGTATTTAAAGTCATATAAAGTGAATGAATACACATCAGCTCCACACTccgcacacacataaaacagcaCTTTGAACCAGCTGCTTGTCGTTAGCTACAACTTTTACAAACAGAGATGTTTCCCCTCAGCGTCCGCCCTTACCCCAGTGTCAGTGTCCGGGACAGCAGATAAACCTCCACCCGCTCTCTGGGTCTCTGGGTCTccgtgtctgtctctctgtctgtccttcggctgctgctgctgctgctgctgctgctgttgttgttaaagtaacaaATGGCGTGTAAAGTGAACCGAGGTGAGCTCGTTTCAGTGAAACTAATCTGAGCCGTTTTAAATCTCAGCCAGTGGAGGAATGCGGACGCTGACGTAGAGACtcgacaacaaacaacaacaacaacggtcACAAAGCAGGctcaagtttaaaaaataaataaaaaagaaagaaagaaaactccGAGTGCAGTTAACAATTCGCCGGTAACACCATTCAGTGGCTCTCTGACATGACCGTGTTCTTATTTCCAGGCAGTTAAagagtctctccctctcttctctgaggacgtgtgtgcgcgcgcctgTGCCTACTCtctcaggtcacatgacagcgCATCCACTCCCAGCCTCCCCACCATGTTCTCCAACAAAGTCCAGAGGCAGATCCAGCAGCACCTTCCTTGTCCCTGACCTCCACATCCAACATTTACACCATCGGCACAGAGTCTGGGCCAATTCATTTAGAGTCAAATCTCCAAAACTCCACTGAGCCACACGAGGGAGGTTGTTCCTTCTATACCCCAGTTACAATCTCTGTCATAATAATCCTTGATTTAGTAGCCAGCCATAAGGAATTGATGCTTGGCTTATTAAAAAATGGTAACCACACTAGAGTTGGTAATTTTGCACACacgaaacacaaaacacatacagtataaaagaTTAGAGAACACTGACGTGCACAGTCCTTTCTTTATCTAATCAGCCGAGTCAATCGGTCGtttgagagtgagagtgaccCCATAAGGAGGACTCTGGGTCAAATCTCTTTGTCCCATTTTGACTCCAATATCATGATATATTTTTATCCCCAGACTTCCAAGAAACCATATCTGGGCCTGGAGTAGCAATACGATAAGTGGACTGACAGGAAATTGTTGAGTAACGTTTTGAATAAACATTTCTTGCAGTACTGCCAAATATTCATTCTTACATGTCAACTTGATTTTCAGGGGGAAAGGAGGGGTATTTTTCACTCTTCTCTGGCATTTCATACAAGCTCTTGTTTTAGTGGGACAACACCACTCAGGGAGTCTCTGCACACTttaggtgaatgaatgaacacaaagctgaaataaatcaacacaACTACAGGCAGAACACAGAGATGCACTCAACACTCCAGTTGCATAGTTAATCATCACTACAAGATGCAGATACTGTATGATGGTGTGTCTGGGATTCATTTCATTTGGATACCCAAAATGACAAAGGGCAAACATCTCAGAGCAGTTTTCCACTTCCAACATTTATGTTTCCTTCTATCTTTACTATTTGGCTACAAATCTGAAGTGTGATCATTTCTGGCATTATCAACACTGAAAGAAGTAGTCACGTTACTGTCCAATAACGTAGCAGTACATAGTTTGTCCACCAGAGAGCAAAATTCTTTCAACTGAAAATTAGTTTGGAGTGAGTTCATCCATGTTAACTGAGGAGTTTAAGACACTGACTGCTGGTTTGAGATCCACCACATACTTTACTCTCTACAATCATTTCCTCTCTTGTTGTCAACCAGTGTTATTCTGTTTAAGCACTTTCTTCACTAGATATACTTAAACCTACTAGTTTGCACGTCACGTGACCTGATGACCTACACACTGCTCCTAGCTTTGTGTAATTGTCACAGACTTAACCATGATCAGTCTGAGTGAGTCATGACAGAGGGTAGAAGCTGTGACAGAGTTGGTTGCACATTACAGAGCTTACAGAACGGCCTCTACTTTAGGAAAGTTAATCATTAGATTGAAAGATGGATTGTTTTACAGGCTGTGCATAATAGCCAAACAACCATCTTATATCATGTTAATGTCCTTTTTCCACATTCTGGccacgtttcttttttttaacagtgatcATTGTTCTGTTCACGTCATGTGAGGTTTTAGGATTCACCGCTTACCGTCCAACAACACAGCCTTCCTCCTCAGCTTTTCTGCTGGCCTTTTGTCTTGACCCAGGCTGTTGCAGCACATTAGGCGTCCCGAAGAAGACTGCAGCGGAGTATACTGATATTCCAGATCCCTTCACCTCGAGGACTTCATACCCCTGGCTGGATGGAGCTGAAGAAGGTGGAGACGAGGAAATCTGGACCTTGTGGATTCCTTCAAAGACATCCATGTGTCTTTCTCAAAGACTCATCTCAAACTGGAAGACCTCTCCAGAGCAGATATGACGTGTACGACCGTTCAACCGACATATGATGACCCTGGTGTCTGCGAGTGTCAAACCCCTAAAATATGGAGAGGAAAAGTTACATGCTGCAACTTCACAATGACAAGGAAACTAAGAGTTTCATATTCAAAAAGACTTCCAGAGGACATGACCTCTccagctcacacacactgtcatgcaAAAGGAATTTGTTTCTTTCAGTTATCTTGTGTAAACATTTGTAAAGGTAGGAAATAATATTTTCACACAAATCAAAGACACAAATTCCACACACTGCATCGCAGCATACTCACCAAAATGCTCAAACCCCATTAATTCGTTGCTGCCGGTACAACAAAAATCTGTAAAACATACTTTAAGTgctgtccagatgcagagtctGAGAAGGTGAACCTTGTCTGAACCTCACCCTGCGTCTAGTCACCTGTTTGAAGAGGAAGGGTTAATCACTAACACATTCTGACCAGTAACAAGTGAGCTGTGCGCATTTCTACCAGCAGGGAAACCTGAGTTTCCACAGTCTAACCTGAGTTATATCAAATGCTGTAAAGATGCTTCGATGGAAAATCACTAAGTTTactgaaacattaaaaaaaatatcagataATGCTCTGTGCAGTGGCTGAAATTTGGTttgaaaaagtcatatgtcCCAAATCTAAACCCAACTACACAGCATTTGCGTGTTCAGCCAGCCTTTCCGTGGCAGTGGGGCTGCTCTGCTGTTTTCagctttgttcagattaacagGACCCGGCCTCACAATGCAGCTTTGTTGCTCCAACAGATTAAAACATCAAGTGACCGGAGGTGTAGGAGTCCcttgctctctttttctttcacgGTTTTCCTTTCTCAAACATTCTCTTGGAAGCTGCCGACCAACAGCTCGACCCACAGCAAGTACGATGGACATATTCAGTGGTATGTAACCACAACCACAAATAGACTGcaaatttgacctttttttggctcgacaatgttgttgttgttgtttaaaagtcTGTTGTCTcttcaaatgtatttgttttagttGTGTAAATTAGGAAGGTTTGATTGAGTGTTGAAGCATGTAGGAAGTGAAAAGCCAATTTCAGTTGATTTAGTATGGGACTTAACCTTCTTGTTTCGTTATAAAAAATCTGTAGATGTGTGACCACGCTGGTTTCCAGGCTGATCCATGATATTGAGCTAAGACGAAGAAAAGAGAACACCACCACAGTGGTTTCCTTCATGTCAGGCCACAGTCAGCCAGCAGATTGGCCggcacgcagcagcagcagcagcagcagcagcaatgacaGTCACATACTCTCGGAGGGTTGCTGATGCAGGTCTGGGAACCTTCTTTCACCTGCTCCTGCGATGGAGAGGCAGCATTTATAAACTGCTCTACAGAGAGCTCATCATCTTCACTGTGTTCTACTACTTCTTGAGTATTGTTTACAGGTACTGATACTGCTATTTGATATTTACATCACTCTGTCATCGTCGTAGTGAGTGACTCCAGATGTTTCCTCCACCAGGTTTGTGTTAAATAACGACCAGAAGAGGCTGTTTGAGAAACTGTCGATATACTGTGACCGCTATGCAGAGCTCATCCCTGTGTCCTTTGTGCTTGGTGAGTTGGGCCTGATGTATGCTCTCCTCTGTTCCTCCATGTCTCACTTTGGTTCAGCAGCACCATCATCTCATTTGACATTTCTAACCAGGTTTCTATGTGACCTTGGTCGTGTCACGCTGGTGGGGCCAGTTTGAAAACATCCCTTTGCCAGACCGCTTGGCAGCATTAGTTGGCGGTCATGTCCGCGGGGCTGATGAGGTGTCCAGGCTGACTCGCCGAACTCTGATGCGATACGCCAACCTGTCTGGTGTTCTCATCTATCGCTCTGTCAGCACAGCTGTCTACAAGAGGTTTCCCACCATGCAGCATCTGGTGCAAGCAGGTAGGATCAAACAGTTCTTCTGGACTTCCTGGAGATGTCCAAATTGGCACCAAACACTTGGGCGTGAAGACGACTACATGTTCTTCATGCCCTTCATGTTGCCATTTCCACTAGTTGGTTCCCTCTAGGAAAAGTTTAAaatttgtatttaaattgtTTGTATGCACCATGTTACAATGTGGTGGTGTAGCAGCTGAGATTATGAACTGAGTTGAGGGCTGCTAAGGACTGATCACACAGAACCAAACTTCCTAAAtgctttctttgtctttcaggTTTGATAACACCAGAGGAACTGAGGCATCTGGAGAACTTGCCCTCTCCTCATAACAAGTTCTGGGTTCCCTGCATGTGGTTCGTCAGTCTGGCTTTGAGAGCTCGGTCTGAGGGTCGCATCGGTGACGACGTGGCCCTCACAGCCATCCTGACTGTAGGTGTTGCTATTAAATCTGTTCAGGCCAAGAGACTGTAGTAGCATCAAATATTTGCTTGGAGGCATTTTCTTCAAGTCAGTTATGCGtgtctttattttctcctctgttcAGGAGTTGAATAGTTTACGGGCAAAGTGTATGAAACTGTATGGTTATGACTGGATCAGCCTGCCTCTTGTCTATactcaggtttgttttttcaaacGTTTATAATGAAATACATATCGCAGATAACTTTGTGGGAGAACAATCATACTGTTTTTTTGAAGATTTGAAATGACAATTCTCTGACGTTGCTGTGAAAATGCTGCCTGCCATTAGGTGGCGACCATTGCTGTCTACAGTTTTTTCCTGGCTTGTCTGATTGGCCGTCAGTTCTTGGATCCAGCTCAGAGCTACCCAGGTCATGATTTGGACTTCTATTTGCCCGTGTTTACCCTGCTGCAGTTTTTCTTCTACGTTGGTTGGCTGAAGGTGAGGAAACATCAGCTTTTTTTGGATCCCATTAACTAAGCAAGTTTTATTGGAGTTGTTCAGCTGTATCACTGATGCCTTCCTCTCTTCACTGGTCTCAGGTGGCCGAGCAGCTCATAAATCCTTTCGGAGAAGATGACGATGACTTTGAAACCAACTTGCTTGTCGATCGCAATTTACAGGTGTGGCTCTATTTCTGTCgctgttttcagttttgtttttttgctgctgtcGTCTTCAACCTGCGATGGTTTTCTTTATGTCCCAGGTGTCTTTGTTGTCTGTGGATGAGATGTATGACAGCGTGCCACTGGTTGAGAAGGACATGTACTGGAATGAGTCTGAACCTCAGCCTCCTTACACTGCAGCCAGCGCTGAACACCGCAAACCCTCCTTTATGGGCTCAGCCCTGGATATCAGGTTCAGTAATATATTCAGTTATATTTCCTGGCACATTATTCTTAAACACTGTCATTTAACCATCTATGTAATCTAAATCTATCTAAACTAGTGTTCCTAAGGAGGAGATGGAGTTTCAGTCAAATCTGGAGCAgatcaaagaaaatgaagaagccAACTACTCCACCCCACTGCTTGGAGGACTGGGTCGTTTTCTTGGCGTCCAGTCCCCTAACTTCCCTCGCTCCACCAGGGTTCCTTTGCTGCGTCGCCGCCCTGGAGCTCCACTAAGCCGCTTCCCTCTTTACCTGCACCCTGCAGCTCCATTAACTCCAAGTCAAGTTCGCCAGCCATTAAACCAGGAGCGAGATCCAGACTATGCCTTCTCCACCATGCCCATGTATGAGAGACCAGGTTTCTATAGCTGCCCACAAACACCCATCCACTGTGTGCCCCCTGCTGTGCCTCGCCCTCGTCCTGCCAGGAGAACCCAAAATGAGTGGGATCGCAGCTGCAGCTCCCTCGCCCAGCCAATGGTCGGCTCACAGCTGCCCTCTCCTGACACCCCCAGCCATGTCCCCCAACCGCCATCCTCTGCTTTCCCCTGGTTAAGTGAGGATGGTGAGATGCAGCATGCCCCTACCTTCTCCTTCCCTGACCCTCCACCTGAACTCTGTGCAATATCTAAACTCAGACCAGGGCACGGCCTGCTGTCTCGCCGACCTCCCCCTCCTCGCCTTATTCTGGACAACCTCCCCTCATCTGAGAGCCAGCCCGGACCTGCGAGCGCTCGAGCTGCAGGAAGCGGAGGAGAACGGGTGTTCTCGTTCACTCCTCCATCTCGAACAGCCACTGCAAATCCCAGTAATCCCAACAGCAGCTCTGGTAGCATAAACGCAACAAGCACCAACGGCGCAGGCACAGCAGGGAGTCTCTGCAATGGTACAAGTCACACTAATTTTAGTAACCATGGGAACTTCAGTGCCAACTTCAGGGCAAGCAACGGTGGGCTCAGCAATAACGCAGTTTCCACTTCAGCTTTATCACAACAAGAAACCAATCAGCTCAACTCACCCAAAGATTCCGGAATCTCACTGGCTGATGGAGACCTGCTGAGTGTTCTGGTGGATGGTGGGGTGAACAAGGCggcaggagggagggagcaggATTGACTCCATCCTAAtatctttggtttttaaaatatttcagccACACAACTGAAAAAGGGGTATGTTGCAAATTCTGGATTCATTTCTACTTCCCGAGACAAACCaacagaacaaaagaaaaaaaaagcaccttaTGAAAATGCACAGTTTCTTCTGACTCTAAGTGacaagaaaccaaaaaaagtata
Encoded proteins:
- the rab3il1 gene encoding guanine nucleotide exchange factor for Rab-3A isoform X1; translated protein: MDVFEGIHKVQISSSPPSSAPSSQGYEVLEVKGSGISVYSAAVFFGTPNVLQQPGSRQKASRKAEEEGCVVGRLVDLDPEPESRLEGGGPATSNRDHGNLSRLRSSSLEIREKEIREKGSEILREQLDAAKRELKLKDKECERLSQVRNQLEQELEELTASLFQEAHKMVNEANVKQAGAEKQLKEAQGKIDVLQAEVTALKTLVLTSTPSSPNRQLHPQLQPSGARGAYKHVGGHTRNKSASGAFPSSHGSENPSSVSIHPVAKEDREPAVPALLSLILCLVPGQSFSMTCDSYWQERGRGLDTDSRQMDSVLYAEFLMWKEHPSLDHSSAFLSRIYREDIGPCLSFTRSELSQLVQSAVENNSLTIEPVAMSALPMVKASAIECGGPNGFRAAIETKCALSGMSRLCRHRIKLGDKGSYYYISPSSRARITAVCNFFTYIRYIQQGLVRNDVEQMFWEVMRLRREMTVAKLGFYLTDQG
- the rab3il1 gene encoding guanine nucleotide exchange factor for Rab-3A isoform X5 produces the protein MKRKEKKLVDLDPEPESRLEGGGPATSNRDHGNLSRLRSSSLEIREKEIREKGSEILREQLDAAKRELKLKDKECERLSQVRNQLEQELEELTASLFQEAHKMVNEANVKQAGAEKQLKEAQGKIDVLQAEVTALKTLVLTSTPSSPNRQLHPQLQPSGARGAYKHVGGHTRNKSASGAFPSSHGSENPSSVSIHPVAKEDREPAVPALLSLILCLVPGQSFSMTCDSYWQERGRGLDTDSRQMDSVLYAEFLMWKEHPSLDHSSAFLSRIYREDIGPCLSFTRSELSQLVQSAVENNSLTIEPVAMSALPMVKASAIECGGPNGFRAAIETKCALSGMSRLCRHRIKLGDKGSYYYISPSSRARITAVCNFFTYIRYIQQGLVRNDVEQMFWEVMRLRREMTVAKLGFYLTDQG
- the rab3il1 gene encoding guanine nucleotide exchange factor for Rab-3A isoform X2 — translated: MDVFEGIHKVQISSSPPSSAPSSQGYEVLEVKGSGISVYSAAVFFGTPNVLQQPGSRQKASRKAEEEGCVVGRLVDLDPEPESRLEGGGPATSNRDHGNLSRLRSSSLEIREKEIREKGSEILREQLDAAKRELKLKDKECERLSQVRNQLEQELEELTASLFQEAHKMVNEANVKQAGAEKQLKEAQGKIDVLQAEVTALKTLVLTSTPSSPNRQLHPQLQPSGARGAYKHVGGHTRNKSASGAFPSSHGSENPSSVSIHPVAKEDREPAVPALLSLILCLVPGQSFSMTCDSYWQERGRGLDTDSRQMDSVLYAEFLMWKEHPSLDHSSAFLSRIYREDIGPCLSFTRSELSQLVQSAVENNSLTIEPVAMSALPMVKASAIECGGPKKCALSGMSRLCRHRIKLGDKGSYYYISPSSRARITAVCNFFTYIRYIQQGLVRNDVEQMFWEVMRLRREMTVAKLGFYLTDQG
- the rab3il1 gene encoding guanine nucleotide exchange factor for Rab-3A isoform X4; the encoded protein is MDVFEGIHKVQISSSPPSSAPSSQGYEVLEVKGSGISVYSAAVFFGTPNVLQQPGSRQKASRKAEEEGCVVGRLVDLDPEPESRLEGGGPATSNRDHGNLSRLRSSSLEIREKEIREKGSEILREQLDAAKRELKLKDKECERLSQVRNQLEQELEELTASLFQEAHKMVNEANVKQAGAEKQLKEAQGKIDVLQAEVTALKTLVLTSTPSSPNRQLHPQLQPSGARGAYKHVGGHTRNKSASGAFPSSHGSENPSSVSIHPVAKEDREMDSVLYAEFLMWKEHPSLDHSSAFLSRIYREDIGPCLSFTRSELSQLVQSAVENNSLTIEPVAMSALPMVKASAIECGGPKKCALSGMSRLCRHRIKLGDKGSYYYISPSSRARITAVCNFFTYIRYIQQGLVRNDVEQMFWEVMRLRREMTVAKLGFYLTDQG
- the rab3il1 gene encoding guanine nucleotide exchange factor for Rab-3A isoform X3, yielding MDVFEGIHKVQISSSPPSSAPSSQGYEVLEVKGSGISVYSAAVFFGTPNVLQQPGSRQKASRKAEEEGCVVGRLVDLDPEPESRLEGGGPATSNRDHGNLSRLRSSSLEIREKEIREKGSEILREQLDAAKRELKLKDKECERLSQVRNQLEQELEELTASLFQEAHKMVNEANVKQAGAEKQLKEAQGKIDVLQAEVTALKTLVLTSTPSSPNRQLHPQLQPSGARGAYKHVGGHTRNKSASGAFPSSHGSENPSSVSIHPVAKEDREMDSVLYAEFLMWKEHPSLDHSSAFLSRIYREDIGPCLSFTRSELSQLVQSAVENNSLTIEPVAMSALPMVKASAIECGGPNGFRAAIETKCALSGMSRLCRHRIKLGDKGSYYYISPSSRARITAVCNFFTYIRYIQQGLVRNDVEQMFWEVMRLRREMTVAKLGFYLTDQG
- the best1 gene encoding bestrophin-2, whose product is MTVTYSRRVADAGLGTFFHLLLRWRGSIYKLLYRELIIFTVFYYFLSIVYRFVLNNDQKRLFEKLSIYCDRYAELIPVSFVLGFYVTLVVSRWWGQFENIPLPDRLAALVGGHVRGADEVSRLTRRTLMRYANLSGVLIYRSVSTAVYKRFPTMQHLVQAGLITPEELRHLENLPSPHNKFWVPCMWFVSLALRARSEGRIGDDVALTAILTELNSLRAKCMKLYGYDWISLPLVYTQVATIAVYSFFLACLIGRQFLDPAQSYPGHDLDFYLPVFTLLQFFFYVGWLKVAEQLINPFGEDDDDFETNLLVDRNLQVSLLSVDEMYDSVPLVEKDMYWNESEPQPPYTAASAEHRKPSFMGSALDISVPKEEMEFQSNLEQIKENEEANYSTPLLGGLGRFLGVQSPNFPRSTRVPLLRRRPGAPLSRFPLYLHPAAPLTPSQVRQPLNQERDPDYAFSTMPMYERPGFYSCPQTPIHCVPPAVPRPRPARRTQNEWDRSCSSLAQPMVGSQLPSPDTPSHVPQPPSSAFPWLSEDGEMQHAPTFSFPDPPPELCAISKLRPGHGLLSRRPPPPRLILDNLPSSESQPGPASARAAGSGGERVFSFTPPSRTATANPSNPNSSSGSINATSTNGAGTAGSLCNGTSHTNFSNHGNFSANFRASNGGLSNNAVSTSALSQQETNQLNSPKDSGISLADGDLLSVLVDGGVNKAAGGREQD